A stretch of the Cucurbita pepo subsp. pepo cultivar mu-cu-16 chromosome LG16, ASM280686v2, whole genome shotgun sequence genome encodes the following:
- the LOC111776999 gene encoding pentatricopeptide repeat-containing protein At2g01390, with amino-acid sequence MVHFMRCSNHFSFFMSNYVVTSAICKRVYQNISSKCLHSSHQYKQEKPFSRFNRKLRKGTKGVKKEELDPTPYTRDTVRNIYNILRNCSWGFAQGHIETLPIRWDSYLINQVLKTHPPLEKAWLFFNWASRLQNFRHDHYTYTTMLDIFGEAGRISSMNYVFQQMKEKGIKIDAVTYTSLMHWRSNSGDVDGAIRVWEEMKANGCYPTVVSYTAYIKILLDNGRVRKATDAYKEMLQSGLSPNCCTYTVLMEYLIGEDKGKEALDIFHKMQDAGAYPDKAACNILIQKCCKSGEMLVMTQILEYMKEKRLVLRYPVFVEAHEILKSCSVSITLLSQVNPHIEIESVSKGEVVDVSTSCNVILPSVDYELVANLLKEEKLIAVDHILIGMKDKNIQLDSSIILSIIEVNCKRNRPNGALLAFDYCLKNGVKVERNLYLGLIGLLIRSSIYSKLLEVVQEMYTKGHCLGLYHATLTLYRLGKAGKPQYARKVFNMLPEELKCTATYTALVAAYFSAGSFGKGLKIYETMRKKGFTPSLGTYNVLLSGLVKSDRVAELDIYRREKKIFEISHHSHHGTILEEERICDLLFGEFVS; translated from the exons ATGGTCCATTTCATGCGTTGTTCGAatcatttctctttttttatgaGTAACTATGTGGTTACCTCTGCCATTTGTAAAAGAGTTTATCAGAATATTTCCTCTAAATGTTTGCATTCCTCTCACCaatataaacaagaaaaaccCTTCTCACGATTCAATAGAAAGTTGAGGAAGGGAACTAAGGGAGTTAAGAAGGAAGAATTAGATCCAACGCCTTACACTAGAGATACAGTGAGGAACATATACAATATTCTGAGAAATTGTTCATGGGGTTTTGCTCAAGGACACATCGAGACGCTCCCTATAAGATGGGACTCTTATCTCATCAACCAGGTTCTGAAAACGCACCCTCCATTGGAGAAGGCATGGTTGTTCTTCAATTGGGCCTCTAGGCTGCAAAACTTCAGGCATGACCACTATACTTACACAACGATGCTGGATATTTTTGGGGAAGCTGGGAGGATTTCATCCATGAATTATGTATTTCAACAGATGAAGGAGAAGGGGATAAAGATAGATGCAGTTACATATACTTCATTAATGCACTGGCGTTCGAATTCGGGAGATGTTGATGGAGCTATAAGGGTTTGGGAGGAAATGAAAGCCAATGGATGCTATCCGACGGTAGTTTCTTATACTGCTTATATAAAGATTTTGTTGGACAATGGCCGAGTTAGGAAGGCTACTGATGCATACAAGGAGATGCTTCAATCTGGGCTATCTCCAAATTGCTGTACTTACACAGTCTTAATGGAATACCTTATTGGCGAGG ATAAAGGCAAAGAAGCCCTTGATATTTTTCACAAAATGCAAGATGCTGGAGCATATCCTGATAAAGCGGCTTGCAATATATTGATTCAGAAATGCTGTAAATCAGGGGAGATGCTAGTAATGACACAAATCCTTGAgtacatgaaagaaaaacgCCTTGTGCTTCGGTACCCTGTGTTTGTTGAAGcacatgaaattttaaaaagttgttcTGTAAGTATTACTCTACTCAGCCAAGTTAATCCTCATATAGAAATTGAATCAGTCAGTAAGGGTGAGGTTGTGGATGTTAGTACAAGTTGTAATGTTATTCTTCCCAGTGTAGATTATGAGCTTGTGGCAAATCTGTTGAAGGAGGAGAAACTTATTGCTGTTGACCACATACTGATTGGGATGAAAGATAAGAACATACAGTTGGAttcttctattattttatCCATTATTGAGGTGAATTGCAAACGTAATCGACCTAATGGTGCTCTGCTGGCTTTCGACTACTGTTTAAAAAATGGTGTTAAAGTTGAGAGAAATCTGTATCTTGGCTTGATCGGGCTTCTCATACGATCAAGTATATACTCAAAGCTGTTGGAAGTTGTTCAGGAAATGTATACGAAAGGGCATTGCCTTGGACTCTATCATGCCACACTTACACTTTATAGGCTTGGCAAAGCTGGAAAACCTCAATATGCAAGGAAAGTTTTTAATATGTTGCCTGAAGAATTGAAGTGCACTGCAACTTACACTGCTTTGGTTGCTGCTTATTTCTCTGCTGGAAGTTTTGGTAAAGGACTTAAAATTTACGAAACGATGCGAAAGAAAGGATTTACACCATCATTAGGCACATATAATGTGCTGTTAAGTGGTCTTGTGAAGAGCGATAGAGTTGCTGAATTAGATATTTATAGAAGGGAGAAGAAGATTTTCGAGATCAGTCATCATTCTCATCACGGTACGatattggaggaagaaaggaTTTGTGACCTTCTTTTTGGGGAATTTGTATCTTGA